The window CGAACCAAACCTCGACTAGGCGGTGCGGGTGCCCCACGAGCAGGCGGAGGCGGGAGGGCGGGTCTGCCTCCGTCACAGCGAGTCGTGGCAGACCTCGTCACGCCACCGCCGAACGAGCGAGCAAGGAGGCCAAACCCGCCCACCGGCCTCCGCCCGCCCGCACGAGCCGCGTCGCGCTGAGCCGCCTTTCGTTTCGTCCTTCGCTGCGACCGTTACCGAAGCCGCTTGATCACGTGATAGCCGTAAGGACTGGCGCTCGGATCGTACTCCGCGATGTCGATGTTCCCCGGGCTCAGATTGAATCCGACGTTTCCGAACGCCGGCACCATGCGCTCGCGCGGGAACTCCCCTTCCGCGGCGGAGACCCCGGTGTTCGACATCCGGTAGATCCCCGGAGGGCTGTCGTCGGTGTGCTGGGAGACGAGCTGATCGAAGTTCTCGCCGCCGCGTGCCTTCGCGAGGATCTCGTGCGCCAGGGCCCGAGCCTCCTCCTGGGACCGCGTGATGCCCTTGCCGGGAACGCTCCCCGCGAATCCGATGAGAATGTGCTGCACCTCGATGTGCGCTGGGGTCACGTCCGGCCTCACGGGCATCGTCCCGGGCGCGGCCCCGGAGACGGCGTCGGGTTGACTCGCGCCGCCCGTGGCGCCCGAGGGCGGAGCGGACGCGGAGTTGTCGGTCACAGCCGCGGAGCCGCTCGCGGTCGCGGTGGTGTCGGTGGTCGTGGTGGTCGTCTTGCTTCCTCCGCACCCCGCGACGATCGCGAGGGCGGCGAGACAGGTCACGGTGCGAAGCGAGAGTCGTGCGAGATCACGGGTCATCCG of the Candidatus Eisenbacteria bacterium genome contains:
- a CDS encoding peptidylprolyl isomerase, which produces MTRDLARLSLRTVTCLAALAIVAGCGGSKTTTTTTDTTATASGSAAVTDNSASAPPSGATGGASQPDAVSGAAPGTMPVRPDVTPAHIEVQHILIGFAGSVPGKGITRSQEEARALAHEILAKARGGENFDQLVSQHTDDSPPGIYRMSNTGVSAAEGEFPRERMVPAFGNVGFNLSPGNIDIAEYDPSASPYGYHVIKRLR